The Alphaproteobacteria bacterium nucleotide sequence CGCACTTCTTGCGCTCTACGCCACGCTCTCGGCAAGTTGGGAAGGCTTATGATGCTCTCCCTGGGCGCCCTTGCCTTCTTGCATCCCTGGATTCTTTCGGCCCTGGTCGCTCTTCCGGCGTTGTGGTGGCTGTTACGCGTAACACCCCCCATGCCGAAGCTCATCCGCTTTCCCGCGGTACGCCTGCTCCTCGGCCTAGTGCAGAGCGAGGAGACCCCCGCCCGCACCCCACTTTGGCTTGTGGCTCTTCGCCTTTTGCTGGCTGCACTCATCATCGTCGGTTTGGCGCAACCGCTATTGAATCCGCTGGGTGCCCATCGCGGGGACGGCCCGCTCATCCTTGTCGTCGACAATGGTTGGGCGGCGGCACGGGATTGGGCCGCACGCGAGCGCACACTGTCGAGCCTAATCGAGGGGGCGGTGCGCGAAGAACGGCCCGTGATGCTGTTGGCGACGGCACCACCAGCCTCCGGGGATAAGCTTCAGGCGAGCGGACTGTTGCCTGCGGCCGACGTTCAGCGTCTCGCCCAGGCACTCCAGCCGCAGCCTTGGTCGACCGACCACGGAGCGGCAATCGCCGCTCTTGAAGGTGTCAAGCTCGCCGGCCCAGCGAAGGTTTTCTGGCTCTCCGACGGCCTCAATGACGCGGATGCGACCAAGCTCGCCTTACGGCTCGAGCAGCTAGGGTCCGTCGAGGTCGTGAGCGATCCTGCCTCGGCACTGCCGCATTTGCTGATTCCACCGGCCATTCAGGGAGCCGAGCTGGGTGTGACCGTCGTGCGCGCCACGAGCGAGGGCAGCGAGCGCGTCGATGTGCGCGCACTCGACAGCGACGGCCACCAGGCGGCGGAACTTCCCCTGACGATTGAGCCTGGCAAGCGCGTGGCCCTCGGCAAATTCGCAATTCCCGTCGAGCTCAGAAACCAGATTGCGCGCATCGAAATCGCGGGCGAGCGGACGGTAGGTGCCGAAGTGCTTCTTGACGAACGGTGGCGACGACGCCCAGTCGGCCTCGTCACCGCTCCCGCGACCGAGCAGGCGGAGCCGCTACTCGGCGGGCACTACTATCTCGAACGTGCATTGCAGCCCTACAGCGAAGTCGTGACTGGAACGCTGGAACAACTTCTTCAACGCGAGCTCGCTGTCCTCGTGCTGACCGACACTGACCCCTTACCCCCAGCTTTGCGCCAGCTGCTCGAGCGCTGGATCGAGCATGGCGGCACTCTCGTTCGTTTCGCGGGTCCTCGGCTTGCCCAAGGTAACGATGACCTGGTACCGGTCAAACTTCGGCAGGGCGAGCGCGAACTCGGTGGGGCCATGTCGTGGGCGAAGCCAGCATCGTTGGCCCCTTTCGACGCGCGCAGCCCTTTTGCCGGCCTCGAGATTCCAGCCGACGTCACGATCAAGCGCCAAGTGCTGGCGGAACCCTCGCTCGATCTCGACCAGAAAACCTGGGCGCGCCTCAGCGACGGGACTCCTCTCGTGACCGCAGACAAGCGTGGCGGGGGTTGGCTCGTGCTGATCCACACGACGGCCAATCCGGACTGGTCCTCATTGCCGTTCTCGGGCCTCTTCGTCGAGATGCTTCAGCGCGTCGTAGCGCTGAGTCAGGGTGTGGCGGGCAGGGCGGAGAAAGTCAATCTACCGCCGCTCAAAACGCTTGACGGCTTTGGCGAACTCGTCAATCCCCCACCGGCGGCGAGTGCCCTCAGTGCCGACGATCTCGCCCACCCTCAGCTCGGTCCACGCCACCCCCCTGGCTACTATGGTAGCCAGACGAGCAGGCGTGCGCTGAACCTCACGAATGCGGTCGTGGCGATCGACCCCTTGCGTGGATTGCCACCCGGCCTCGCACAGACATATTACGGCGCCCAACGTGAGCGGGATTTGAAGCCCTGGCTCTTGGGCGCTGCAACGCTGCTCGCCCTTGTGGATTTCGTGCTAAGCCTCGCGCTACGCGGCCTTTTAGCGGGCCGCAAGGTGCGCAAACTCGCCGGAAGTGCCGCGGCACTGATATTGGCCGCGGTCGTGGCGATGACACCTGACGCTCGCGCCGCCGGCTCTTCGCCGAGCCCCGACGATTCCGCCATCATCGCCGCGATCACGACGACCAGGCTTGCATACGTGGTGACCGGCGACAGTGCTGTCGACGACGTCAGCAAGGCCGGGCTCACTGGCCTGACACTGGCGCTCAACGCGCGCACGGCGATCGAGGCGGCATCGCCGATGGCTGTCGACCCGGCCAAGGATGAGCTTGTCTTCTTCCCGCTCATCTATTGGCCGGTCACCGAGCAAATGCCGAGTTTGCCGACACCCGCGGTCGAAAAGGTCACCGAATATCTTCGCAACGGCGGCCTCATCGTGTTCGATACGCGCGATCCAAATCGCGGCGCCGCGAGCTGGCGAACCTTGCGACGGCTTCTTAACGAATTCGATCTTCCCGCGATCATTCCAGTCCCCGACGAGCACGTCCTGACGCGGTCGTTCTATCTCATCCATGACTTCCCGGGCCGTCTCGACGGCTCGACCGTGTGGGTCGAGCGCTCGGAAGGCAACGTGAATGACGGCGTCTCCTCCGTCATCATCGGCGGCAACGATTGGGCGGGCGCTTGGGCGGTCGACGATGCCGCGCATCCCCTGATGGCGGTGTCGCCCGGCGGCGAACGTCAACGGGAGATGGCGCTGCGCTTTGGCGTCAATCTCGCGATGTATGCCTTGACCGGCAGCTATAAATCCGACCAGGTGCACCTGCCCGCGATACTCGAGAGGCTCGGCCTCTGATGCTCGAGAATCTCGCCATCACCTTCGCCCCGCTTATTGCCTGGCCTGCGATCGCCCTTTTCGCCGGCGGTGCGATAGCCCTCCTCGCGGTTGCGTGGCTGAGAGGTGCGCCAGGAACGGCCTGGCGCGCACTTGTGCTCGGTGTGCTGCTTCTCACCCTTCTCAATCCTTCGGCCGTGATCGAAGACCGCGCACCCCTCGACGATGTGGGGTTGGTCGTCGTCGACGATTCGCCGAGCCAGGGAATCGGCAATCGCCGGGCCGAAACCGAAGCGGCACTCGCCAAAGTCCTCGATGCCGCCAAATCGCTCCGGCATCTCGAATTGCGCATCGTGCGAACAACCGCACAAGACGAAAACGGCCGCGATGAGGGCACACTTTTGTTCAAGGCGCTCGACAGGGCGATTTCGGAAATCCCGCGCCAGCGTTTCGCGGGGGCCATCATGATCACCGACGGTCAGGTGCATGACGTGCCGGCACCTGAGGTCGCCCGCCAGCTTGCTGCGCCGCTCCACGCGCTCTTGACTGGCATACGCAATGAGGCCGACCGCCGTCTCACCGTCGTCGATGCACCGAGCTATGGCCTCGTCGGCAAACCGATAACGTTTACGGTGCGGGTCGACGATCTCCCGGGACCTTCACACGGAACGACACGAATGACCATCGCACGCGACGGTGCGGCGGAGGACGCTGTCGACGTTCCGCTAGGTGCCGATACGCCGATCACTGTGACCCTCGATCACGCCGGCCAAACGATCTTCGAGCTGGCAGTCGATCCGGGACCGAAATCGCTCACCCCTCTCAACAAGCGCGCCGTCGTGGTCGTTAACGGCGTGCGGGACCGATTGCGCGTGCTGCTCGTCTCCGGTGAGCCGCATCCGGGCGAGCGAGCGTGGCGCAACCTTCTCAAGTCCGACCCGGCGGTCGATTTGGTTCACTTCACCATTCTGCGCCCGCCCGAGAAGCTAGACGCGACGCCCGTACGCGAGCTTTCGCTCATCACCTTCCCGGTGCACGAGCTGTTCGAGGTCAAGCTCGCCGAATTCGATCTCATCATTTTCGACCGATATCGCAGGCGGGGCGAACTGCCGCGGAATTATTTTCAGAACATCGTGAACTACGTGAACAATGGCGGCGCCATTTTGTCGGCGGTCGGTTCGAGCTTCGCTTCGCCGGCGAGCTTTTACTATTCTCCCCTCGCCGACGTGATCCCGGCGGAGCCGACCGGACAAGTGCTAGAGCAAGGCTTCCGCCCTCAGGTGACTGATATCGGCCGTAGGCATCCGGTGACGGCCGATTTGCCGGGTGAGGATTCCAAGGACCACCCCTGGGGTCGCTGGTTCCGTCAGATCGACGTGCGGGCCAAGGGCGGGGTGACGCTCATGAGCGGAATCGACGGCCGGCCCCTCCTTCAGCTCGAACGTATCGGCAAGGGGCGCGCGGCCTTGATCGCGAGCGATCAGATGTGGCTTTGGTCGCGCGGGTTCGAAGGGGGAGGGCCGCAAGCCGAATTGCTGCGCCGGCTGGCCCATTGGCTGATGAAGGAGCCGGAACTCGAGGAGGAGGATCTGCGCGCCGAGGTGGAGGGTAATCGGCTCAAGGTCGTCCGGCAAAGTCTCGACGATAAGCCGGTCGACGCCGTGGTCACCGCACCATCCGGAAGGACGACAACGCTCAAGCTCGTGCAGGAGGAAGGCGGGCGTTCGAGTGCGACGATCACAGCCGATGAACTCGGTCTCTACCGAGTCACGGACGGCATGCACACAGCACTTGCGGCCGTCGGCCCACTCAATCCAATCGAATTCGCCGATGTGCGCTCGACCGACGAGAAGCTCAAACCTGCGACCGATGCAACGGGCGGCAGTGTGCGTTGGCTGTCGGAAGGCGGGGTGCCGGAGCTGCGCCAGATTCGCCCCGCACGGGATTATGCCGGTGCCGGTGCTGCTGGCCCTTGGATCGCGTTCAAGAGCAACGGAGACTACGTAGTGACGGGCGTGCGCCAAGCGCCGCTTTTGCCCGCACTCCTCGTGCTGCTCGCCGCCCTCGGCGCACTAGCGTTTGCCTGGCGGCGCGAGGGACAATAGAGGACGACCGACCAAGGACGCGATGAACATCGCCAAGTTATCCGCCCACGGGCCGGAGCGTACGAATGGGATATCGAACGCCTCTTGGTGACAATCCGGTCGTTGAAGCCCGCGCGCATCATTGCGGTCCCGGGCGATCAATTATCGCAGCGATCGTCGAGCCCGCCGAACGTACCTACCCGCCAACCCGGTACATCACATAAGCGGACTCCTCCACGCCGTCCGGTGTGGGCATCCGCGTCCAATCGGGATTCTCCATCGTGTAATCGCCGAGAACGAGGCCGCCCGGCGCCATGAGGGGTGAAAGAAGCGGCACAATGGAGGAGACGAGATTGCGGC carries:
- a CDS encoding DUF4159 domain-containing protein codes for the protein MMLSLGALAFLHPWILSALVALPALWWLLRVTPPMPKLIRFPAVRLLLGLVQSEETPARTPLWLVALRLLLAALIIVGLAQPLLNPLGAHRGDGPLILVVDNGWAAARDWAARERTLSSLIEGAVREERPVMLLATAPPASGDKLQASGLLPAADVQRLAQALQPQPWSTDHGAAIAALEGVKLAGPAKVFWLSDGLNDADATKLALRLEQLGSVEVVSDPASALPHLLIPPAIQGAELGVTVVRATSEGSERVDVRALDSDGHQAAELPLTIEPGKRVALGKFAIPVELRNQIARIEIAGERTVGAEVLLDERWRRRPVGLVTAPATEQAEPLLGGHYYLERALQPYSEVVTGTLEQLLQRELAVLVLTDTDPLPPALRQLLERWIEHGGTLVRFAGPRLAQGNDDLVPVKLRQGERELGGAMSWAKPASLAPFDARSPFAGLEIPADVTIKRQVLAEPSLDLDQKTWARLSDGTPLVTADKRGGGWLVLIHTTANPDWSSLPFSGLFVEMLQRVVALSQGVAGRAEKVNLPPLKTLDGFGELVNPPPAASALSADDLAHPQLGPRHPPGYYGSQTSRRALNLTNAVVAIDPLRGLPPGLAQTYYGAQRERDLKPWLLGAATLLALVDFVLSLALRGLLAGRKVRKLAGSAAALILAAVVAMTPDARAAGSSPSPDDSAIIAAITTTRLAYVVTGDSAVDDVSKAGLTGLTLALNARTAIEAASPMAVDPAKDELVFFPLIYWPVTEQMPSLPTPAVEKVTEYLRNGGLIVFDTRDPNRGAASWRTLRRLLNEFDLPAIIPVPDEHVLTRSFYLIHDFPGRLDGSTVWVERSEGNVNDGVSSVIIGGNDWAGAWAVDDAAHPLMAVSPGGERQREMALRFGVNLAMYALTGSYKSDQVHLPAILERLGL